From one Drosophila nasuta strain 15112-1781.00 unplaced genomic scaffold, ASM2355853v1 ctg162_pilon, whole genome shotgun sequence genomic stretch:
- the LOC132797628 gene encoding uncharacterized protein LOC132797628 encodes MLAAHSIKRQKGIPNGAAALENDFYVDDCLTGAETIPEALQRQQQLNKLLQKSGFKLRKWCTNNYQVLQGVPREDITSNVQLEETSYEDYTIKTLGITWTPTTDHLCGKTEIATKANISRRDVVSEIFRIFDPLGLFSPVVMKAKFSCNTSQRRVMGTKTICRLIFRRNGNATGEELKVLNTIKVPRHVYSGKTPVTAEIHAFVDASETAYGAAVYIRATYKDKRRTIQLLCAKSHLAPINTITLPRLELKAAVLGAQLTSK; translated from the coding sequence ATGCTTGCAGCACATAGCATAAAAAGGCAGAAAGGAATACCTAATGGTGCTGCCGCATTGGAAAACGACTTCTATGTAGACGATTGCTTAACCGGAGCCGAAACTATACCAGAAGCTCTacagaggcaacaacagcttaaCAAACTTCTGCAAAAATCTGGattcaagttaagaaaatggTGTACTAACAATTACCAAGTTCTACAAGGAGTTCCGAGGGAAGACATCACTTCAAATGTACAACTGGAGGAGACTTCATATGAGGACTACACGATTAAGACCCTCGGAATCACCTGGACACCAACGACAGATCACCTTTGTGGGAAAACGGAGATAGCAACAAAGGCCAACATATCAAGACGAGATGTTGTGTCTGAAATCTTTAGGATATTTGATCCTCTTGGTTTATTTTCCCCAGTtgtaatgaaagcaaaattttCATGCAACACCTCACAAAGGAGGGTTATGGGTACAAAGACGATCTGCCGGCTCATCTTCAGGAGGAATGGAAACGCTACAGGGGAGGAGCTAAAGGTTCTGAACACCATAAAAGTACCACGTCACGTATACTCAGGAAAAACACCTGTGACGGCAGAAATCCACGCATTTGTTGATGCCTCGGAGACAGCATATGGAGCTGCTGTATACATCCGAGCAACATATAAGGACAAGCGAAGAACGATCCAGTTATTATGTGCAAAATCTCACTTAGCACCAATTAATACAATAACTCTACCACGTCTGGAACTTAAGGCTGCTGTATTAGGAGCACAGTTGACTTCAAAATAA